The Littorina saxatilis isolate snail1 linkage group LG13, US_GU_Lsax_2.0, whole genome shotgun sequence genome contains a region encoding:
- the LOC138945534 gene encoding uncharacterized protein, with protein MRDQAQMVAGENNLSQLETTPPNSRPVHMHYSFDFAQQVHYPNMAAQPGPLYFLTPRKCGVFGVHCEGVKQQINYLIDEGISAGKGSNAVISYLHHFFATFGLGETSADLHCDNCAGQNKNRWVLFYFAWRIQQGLHSEVTLNFMPPGHTKFAPDQYFGMFKKTYRREHVSCLEDIAKAVTMSTAEAKSNRAQLVGLEDGTVLVPTYDWQAFLAPAYKTLQGIKAIGHFRFTSQDPGACFYRTTLADQEKKFQMAVQHEVERLPPMPQQILPPGLPRARQVYLHDHIREFVAAHKRDLVCPKPL; from the coding sequence ATGAGGGATCAGGCGCAGATGGTGGCTGGGGAGAACAACCTGAGTCAGCTGGAGACGACCCCACCCAACAGCCGCCCAGTGCACATGCACTACAGCTTTGACTTTGCACAACAGGTGCATTACCCGAACATGGCTGCCCAACCTGGTCCCCTGTATTTCTTGACGCCAAGGAAGTGTGGGGTGTTCGGTGTTCACTGTGAGGGTGTCAAGCAGCAGATAAATTATCTCATTGACGAAGGAATCAGCGCTGGAAAGGGCAGCAATGCTGTTATAAGCTACCTCCACCATTTCTTTGCAACATTTGGCTTGGGGGAAACGTCAGCAGATCTCCACTGTGACAACTGTGCAGGCCAAAACAAGAACCGCTGGGTGTTGTTTTACTTTGCCTGGCGTATCCAGCAGGGTCTGCACAGTGAGGTCACCCTCAACTTCATGCCTCCAGGGCACACTAAGTTCGCGCCAGACCAGTACTTCGGCATGTTCAAGAAAACCTACCGGAGGGAACATGTGTCCTGTCTTGAAGACATCGCCAAAGCCGTCACCATGAGCACTGCAGAGGCCAAATCCAACAGAGCCCAGCTAGTTGGACTGGAGGACGGCACCGTACTTGTGCCAACTTATGACTGGCAAGCATTCTTGGCACCAGCCTACAAGACACTACAAGGCATCAAAGCCATCGGCCACTTCCGGTTTACCAGCCAGGATCCTGGAGCCTGCTTCTACAGGACAACGCTGGCTGATCAAGAGAAGAAGTTTCAGATGGCTGTGCAACATGAAGTGGAGCGACTGCCTCCTATGCCTCAGCAGATTCTCCCTCCTGGGCTACCAAGAGCACGACAGGTGTACCTCCATGACCACATTCGGGAGTTTGTGGCTGCTCACAAGAGGGATCTTGTGTGCCCGAAGCCTCTGTGA